A genomic window from Leptolyngbya sp. BL0902 includes:
- a CDS encoding tubulin-like doman-containing protein, with product MSEYTGMTPTVIIGLGGTGKEILIKIRRMIVEQYGSLDALPIVSFLHIDTEQNARVSEAQTVLKQDISLRPIEQIWAKVEDAKAILNKLSAYSYLDEWFPSELKGTDSILAGAGQIRALGRFAFALNYPLIKDYFNKAKGRIVGHEKFMLDRWKVQLDKGINIFVVCSLSGGTGSGMVLDLAYNLRDWVPISELPQTSSFLVLPGAFSGLGDRVIANAYAALMELNHFSRGDTRFDAQYSDSQSDRITSQSGLDVPFNFTYLVGNSNDKVTFPTLGDVLEMVAQNVFLDFSSGFSQYKKLVRDNVRKHWASPDALGYPQNFMSFGLSSIQFPVERVLNACSARLAGKLVDWWSNPTPAPSAMSDLIRTEILPGLFLAESEHDHQIIDSISMGDNKKPYAKEVADWVAGIRKRRNDLNIPFENLQRFISNEQEKYAPHFHDTGTDPKRWSDYFQKMWDNLSWLIPEKRKELRATVYQMVEDRFRGPKFTRQFLEVLIEVFADFRSKFDQDRQKNWLPKERSAQNALQTLLKQIDNHAQQMLMLNRKKVIEDDFTGIMQALEQIYVSKVEVKARTLGVMLLDGLREEIDQLLVDLTAFETVLANVQAELKDKERVYTRETGGLTVNGILLYDEKEIDAAYRNTVADQEETLCQTLSQQVLEDLRLRLFDLYPFDALKTKDLYERLLGQSMEVFRRRSQLDISTARKFLEQYPTVEMQEAQIKTTFEKSEAFLRLSQEQKKLGWDDKLEKYQKLVGIQGGSKPTDPAVSALLPMIRKTSTVTDKEIRPLNDPYHIYFVQETGAFPLRMIEGMERMRSLYRAVSQADHNPLHTHQDYRQFGDVMPETSNERQARYNLMLANALGLVREEENRVTGFAEIKFTYRDKLTGFDKTDVMGTTWEEAEDFLLTDQNRRLAETLDNAIRAIGEQAATKPQKQALYTQVMAYLQQQERTLPGGSDSEDYKRIQAAISNFVTTHRLFIPGENPAPAATSPMTPSPTTPPPVTSAPVTPSSAPAAASTDENLGKYAKLVETCYRRGDPSATELELLEKFRVRYGVSVEQANAIAAQFQPQDTLEQSAAEYALMFRAFIENDGDIDLEEQAQLLELQEELGLTNEQVAIIEENVRSELA from the coding sequence ATGAGCGAATACACAGGCATGACCCCCACGGTAATCATCGGTTTGGGGGGGACTGGCAAAGAGATTTTGATTAAAATCCGCCGCATGATTGTGGAGCAGTATGGCTCCCTGGATGCGCTGCCGATTGTGTCGTTTTTGCACATTGATACCGAACAAAATGCGCGGGTTTCTGAGGCGCAAACGGTCTTAAAACAAGATATTTCTCTGCGGCCCATTGAGCAGATTTGGGCCAAGGTGGAGGATGCTAAGGCGATTCTCAATAAGCTGTCGGCCTATAGCTATTTGGACGAATGGTTCCCCAGCGAATTAAAAGGGACGGACTCGATTTTGGCGGGGGCGGGTCAGATTCGCGCCCTGGGGCGGTTTGCCTTTGCCCTCAACTATCCGCTGATTAAGGACTATTTCAATAAGGCCAAGGGGCGCATTGTTGGTCACGAAAAGTTCATGCTGGATCGCTGGAAGGTTCAGTTAGATAAGGGCATCAATATTTTTGTGGTCTGCTCCCTGTCTGGCGGCACGGGTTCCGGCATGGTGCTGGATTTGGCCTACAACCTGCGGGACTGGGTGCCGATTTCGGAACTGCCTCAGACCAGTTCGTTTTTGGTACTGCCGGGAGCGTTTTCGGGGTTGGGGGATCGGGTGATTGCCAATGCCTACGCGGCGTTGATGGAACTCAACCACTTCAGCCGGGGCGACACCCGCTTTGACGCGCAGTATAGCGACAGCCAAAGCGACCGCATCACCAGCCAGAGCGGCCTGGATGTGCCCTTCAACTTCACCTACCTGGTGGGCAACAGCAACGATAAAGTGACGTTCCCGACGTTAGGGGATGTGCTGGAAATGGTGGCTCAGAACGTGTTTTTAGACTTTAGCTCCGGCTTTAGCCAATACAAGAAGCTGGTGCGGGATAACGTGCGTAAACATTGGGCCAGCCCCGATGCCCTGGGCTATCCGCAAAACTTCATGAGCTTTGGCCTGTCCAGCATTCAGTTTCCGGTGGAGCGGGTGTTGAATGCCTGTTCGGCACGGCTGGCGGGCAAGTTGGTGGATTGGTGGAGTAACCCCACCCCGGCCCCTTCGGCGATGTCCGACCTGATTCGCACGGAAATTTTGCCGGGACTGTTTTTGGCAGAATCGGAACACGATCACCAAATCATCGACAGCATCAGCATGGGCGACAACAAAAAGCCCTACGCCAAGGAGGTAGCAGACTGGGTAGCGGGGATTCGCAAACGCCGCAATGATTTGAACATTCCCTTCGAGAATTTGCAGCGGTTTATCTCTAACGAACAGGAGAAATATGCCCCCCACTTCCACGACACGGGCACCGATCCCAAGCGCTGGAGCGACTACTTCCAAAAAATGTGGGATAACCTAAGCTGGCTCATTCCTGAAAAGCGCAAGGAACTGCGGGCCACGGTGTATCAAATGGTGGAAGATCGCTTTCGGGGGCCAAAGTTTACCCGGCAATTTTTGGAAGTGTTAATTGAAGTCTTTGCCGACTTCCGCAGCAAGTTTGATCAAGATCGTCAAAAAAATTGGTTGCCCAAGGAACGTTCGGCCCAAAATGCCCTGCAAACCCTGCTCAAACAGATCGATAACCACGCCCAGCAAATGCTGATGCTCAACCGCAAAAAGGTCATTGAAGATGATTTCACGGGCATCATGCAGGCGCTAGAGCAGATTTATGTCTCCAAAGTGGAGGTCAAGGCCCGCACCCTGGGGGTGATGCTGCTGGATGGCCTGCGGGAGGAAATTGACCAGCTTTTGGTAGACCTCACCGCCTTTGAAACCGTGCTGGCCAACGTCCAGGCTGAACTCAAGGATAAGGAGCGCGTCTACACCCGCGAAACCGGGGGGCTCACCGTCAACGGCATTTTGCTCTACGACGAAAAGGAAATCGACGCCGCCTACCGCAATACCGTGGCCGACCAGGAAGAAACCCTCTGCCAAACCCTCTCCCAACAGGTGCTTGAAGACCTGCGCCTGCGCCTGTTCGACCTCTATCCCTTCGATGCCCTGAAGACCAAAGACCTCTACGAACGGCTGCTGGGGCAATCGATGGAGGTGTTTCGCCGCCGCAGTCAGCTCGACATTTCCACCGCCCGCAAGTTCCTCGAACAATACCCCACCGTGGAAATGCAGGAGGCCCAAATCAAAACCACCTTTGAGAAATCCGAAGCCTTTTTGCGCCTCAGCCAGGAGCAGAAAAAGCTGGGCTGGGACGACAAGTTGGAGAAGTACCAAAAACTCGTCGGCATCCAGGGCGGCAGCAAACCCACCGACCCCGCCGTGTCGGCCCTGCTGCCGATGATCCGCAAAACCAGCACCGTCACCGACAAGGAAATTCGCCCCCTCAACGACCCCTACCACATCTACTTTGTGCAGGAAACCGGAGCCTTTCCGCTGCGGATGATTGAGGGCATGGAACGGATGCGATCCCTCTACCGCGCCGTGTCCCAGGCCGACCACAACCCCCTCCACACCCACCAAGACTACCGCCAGTTTGGCGACGTGATGCCCGAAACCAGCAACGAACGGCAGGCCCGCTACAACCTGATGCTGGCCAACGCCCTGGGCCTGGTGCGCGAGGAGGAAAACCGGGTGACGGGCTTTGCGGAAATCAAGTTCACCTACCGTGATAAGCTGACGGGCTTCGACAAAACCGACGTGATGGGCACCACCTGGGAGGAGGCCGAGGACTTCCTGCTCACCGACCAAAACCGCCGCCTCGCCGAAACCCTGGACAACGCCATCCGCGCCATCGGCGAACAGGCCGCCACCAAACCCCAAAAGCAAGCCCTCTACACCCAGGTGATGGCCTACCTACAACAGCAGGAACGCACCCTCCCCGGCGGCTCCGACAGCGAGGACTACAAACGCATCCAAGCGGCAATCTCCAATTTCGTCACCACCCACCGCCTCTTTATTCCCGGCGAAAATCCCGCCCCCGCCGCCACGAGTCCCATGACGCCTTCACCCACGACTCCGCCCCCCGTGACCTCTGCCCCGGTCACGCCATCCTCTGCCCCTGCCGCTGCCTCCACCGATGAGAACCTGGGCAAATACGCCAAGCTCGTCGAAACCTGCTACCGTCGCGGCGATCCCTCTGCTACGGAGCTAGAACTGCTGGAAAAATTCCGGGTGAGGTACGGTGTTTCGGTGGAACAGGCCAATGCCATTGCCGCCCAGTTCCAACCCCAAGACACCCTAGAACAGTCCGCCGCTGAATATGCCCTGATGTTCCGGGCTTTCATCGAAAATGATGGCGACATTGACCTAGAAGAACAAGCCCAACTGCTGGAACTTCAGGAAGAACTGGGCCTGACCAATGAGCAGGTGGCCATTATTGAGGAGAATGTGCGATCAGAGTTGGCTTAG